In a genomic window of Strix aluco isolate bStrAlu1 chromosome 3, bStrAlu1.hap1, whole genome shotgun sequence:
- the LOC141921651 gene encoding poly(A) polymerase gamma-like, whose product MKETCGTSRLQNQPQRSYGITSPVSLATPKDLDCIHTQKLVEALKPFGVFEDQQELNHRLVVLDKLSKLVKEWIVELGESKNLPPSAIASVGGKIFTFGSYKLGVHTKGADIDAVCVAPKHVERSDFFQSFFDKLKHQKQIKNLRAVEDAYVPVVKFEFDGIEIDLVFARVSMPTVSANLDLGDDSCLRSLDIRCVRSLNGCRVTDEILRLVPNKENFRLALRAIKLWAKRRGIYSNVLGFLGGVSWAMLVAKTCQLYPNALASVLVNKFFLVFSKW is encoded by the exons ATGAAGGAGACGTGCGG gactTCTAGGCTGCAGAACCAGCCGCAAAGAAGTTATGGAATTACATCTCCAGTTAGCTTGGCTACTCCGAAGGACTTGGATTGTATTCACACACAGAAATTAGTTGAAGCACTGAAACCGTTTGGGGTGTTTGAAGATCAACAAGAGTTGAATCACAG gcttGTTGTTCTCGATAAACTGAGTAAATTGGTCAAAGAATGGATTGTGGAACTTGGTGAGAGCAAg AATCTTCCGCCTTCAGCCATAGCAAGTGTTGGtggcaaaatatttacttttggcTCTTACAAGCTCGGAGTGCACACTAAAG GTGCAGACATAGATGCTGTTTGTGTTGCTCCAAAACATGTGGAAAGATCGGATTTTTTCCAGTCGTTCTTTGACAAACTGAAACATCAGAAGCAGATAAAAAATCTAAGG GCCGTGGAAGATGCATATGTGCCTGTGGTCAAGTTTGAATTTGATGGCATTGAG ATCGATCTTGTGTTTGCAAGAGTGTCGATGCCAACTGTTTCTGCTAATCTTGACCTTGGAGATGACTCGTGTCTGAGAAGCCTAGACATAAGATGTGTTCGGAGTTTAAATG GCTGCAGAGTTACTGATGAAATCTTACGTCTAGTACCAAACAAAGAGAACTTTCGGCTTGCACTCCGTGCAATTAAGCTGTGGGCAAAAA GACGTGGTATTTACTCCAACGTGTTAGGATTCCTCGGTGGGGTTTCATGGGCCATGTTGGTAGCGAAAACGTGCCAGTTATATCCAAACGCTCTGGCTTCTGTACTCGTTAACAAGTTCTTCTTggttttttcaaaatggtaa